One window from the genome of Eucalyptus grandis isolate ANBG69807.140 chromosome 7, ASM1654582v1, whole genome shotgun sequence encodes:
- the LOC120295859 gene encoding calmodulin-binding protein 60 D-like, which produces MALKHNIFLALASCFRSAFCLWGCAAVFMRKLKYSNFVVLNLLCDFALRQLHQERNVSERNFLQSSCLTREDVQREYGSQGVTKFQGSALDIIICLNSEYVVGEVAELVVSQWANNFQSSMENAFKEMAQQISSLKNDVQKLMETVELAINHSPHLGRANAKSMGENEVRNLQLQVQTKVSDTLFTGKKVEEEGGARISVALIDANTGDVVRSDKESFIRLDVVVLKGGFNKDDGDNWTKEEFDSQLVKVREKKGLLLTGDLQLTLKGGVGELGELIFRDNSRSDDTEKFRIGLKVASGYCENTRIREGKTNAFRVKERRGESNQKHYPPALDDEVWRLDKIAKDGISHQKLKRAGIHKVQGFLQHLHNDSKKLREVLGKSITSMHWECLVDHAKTCTNWKTYENHSNDMSKHAAVFNTDRQLTGLINDILYSATDRLSAQEKEPGDAIIKKAAFDNWNDVGEFHCEIFSGSMLKNSSQVIEGQIGNLIPVQCHSAPRTCATSVGPEALPANAGSPVEVLSPGHNGVADLPLPVQSQITGCGDAMEFPVDESAPPAASQHLSANRRNAQFSQGDGGSTCFGQPIQSPDIISQEATGSQVSNPWRQTDSTTVGEVALPSEPPYAPRPEGNHAMEDSQFDDADYPMDYLSILDFGTTFQTPPGDDGSV; this is translated from the exons ATGGCGCTGAAGCATAACATTTTCTTGGCACTTGCCTCGTGCTTTCGTTCAGCTTTTTGTTTGTGGGGTTGTGCTGCGGTTTTCATGCGAAAACTTAAGTATTCAAATTTTGTCGTCTTGAATCTGCTGTGCGATTTCGCGTTACGCCAATTGCA TCAAGAACGGAACGTGTCCGAGAGAAATTTCTTGCAGAGCAGCTGTTTAACGAGGGAGGATGTTCAGAGAGAG TACGGATCACAAGGAGTTACAAAATTTCAAGGAAGTGCCCTGGACATAATTATCTGCTTGAATTCTGAATATGTG GTCGGAGAAGTGGCAGAGCTTGTTGTATCTCAGTGGGCCAACAATTTTCAAAG TTCCATGGAGAATGCTTTCAAAGAGATGGCGCAACAGATAAGCTCATTGAAGAATGACGTTCAGAAACTG ATGGAAACAGTGGAGCTTGCAATTAATCACTCTCCCCACCTTGGAAG GGCTAATGCTAAATCTATGGGAGAAAATGAAGTGAGAAACTTACAGCTTCAAGTTCAAACCAAAGTGTCAGACACTCTATTTACTGGAAAGAAAGTAGAAGAAGAGGGGGGTGCTCGCATTTCTGTTGCCTTGATCGATGCAAATACAGGGGATGTTGTTAGATCAGACAAGGAATCCTTCATAAGGTTGGACGTCGTCGTGCTTAAAGGTGGCTTCAACAAAGATGACGGGGATAACTGGACAAAAGAAGAGTTTGACAGCCAACTGGTTAAAGTACGTGAAAAAAAGGGGCTGCTTTTGACAGGAGATCTCCAATTGACACTCAAGGGAGGTGTTGGGGAGCTGGGAGAACTGATATTTAGGGACAATTCCCGCTCGGATGACACTGAAAAATTCAGGATAGGGCTTAAGGTGGCATCAGGTTATTGTGAGAATACACGAATccgagaaggaaaaacaaatgcCTTCCGGGTCAAGGAACGTAGAGGAGAAT CAAACCAGAAACATTATCCACCTGCATTGGATGATGAGGTCTGGAGGTTGGACAAGATTGCCAAAGATGGGATATCTcaccaaaaattgaagagagcTGGAATACATAAAGTGCAGGGCTTTCTCCAGCACCTGCATAATGACTCCAAGAAACTGAGAGAG GTTCTTGGAAAGAGCATAACATCAATGCACTGGGAGTGCCTTGTAGATCATGCAAAGACTTGCACAAATTGGAAAACTTATGAGAACCATTCTAATGACATGAGCAAGCATGCTGCTGTATTCAACACTGATCGTCAGCTGACCGGCCTAATCAACGACATTTTATATTCAGCTACTGATCGACTTTCTGCCCAAGAGAAG GAACCTGGAGATGCAATCATAAAAAAGGCGGCCTTTGATAATTGGAATGATGTTGGGGAGTTCCATTGTGAGATCTTTTCTGGTTCGATGCTAAAGAATAGCTCTCAAGTTATTGAAGGacaaattggaaatctcataCCTGTTCAATGTCATTCAGCTCCACGAACCTGTGCCACTTCAGTTGGTCCGGAAGCTCTGCCAGCAAATGCGGGCTCCCCTGTTGAAG TTCTTTCTCCAGGACATAATGGTGTAGCCGATTTGCCATTGCCGGTACAGTCACAAATTACCGGTTGTGGGGATGCCATGGAGTTTCCAGTTGATGAAAGTGCTCCTCCTGCTGCGAGCCAGCACCTATCTGCAAACCGCCGGAATGCTCAATTTTCTCAGGGAGATGGTGGTAGTACTTGCTTCGGACAGCCGATACAGTCGCCTGATATCATTTCGCAGGAAGCCACAGGTAGCCAAGTGTCCAATCCGTGGAGGCAAACGGACTCTACTACAGTTGGAGAGGTTGCTCTCCCCTCTGAACCACCATATGCCCCTCGTCCTGAAGGCAATCACGCAATGGAAGATTCCCAATTCGACGATGCAGATTATCCAATGGATTACTTGAGCATACTAGATTTTGGCACGACGTTTCAGACCCCACCAGGGGATGATGGTTCTGTTTAG
- the LOC104447319 gene encoding uncharacterized protein LOC104447319: MNAVLEPATFPVNVLAFSWKMTRILLLQTAQNKAHRRDCEVIALSLSLSSCIKCLSSPPFPCYFCTLCSATKSFHIQTLSQFLKSSAEGKEIMSPQKRGLPSTSSGQASLLRRPRTARTNQTWRRSGRNLVQRSWYMEQVVRRVVREELERAEKSRLAEYCQSCTGNGLEDLVRSLENTVQKLVS; the protein is encoded by the exons ATGAACGCGGTTTTAGAACCGGCCACATTCCCAGTAAATGTTCTTGccttttcttggaaaatgacgaGAATACTTCTACTTCAGACAGCGCAGAATAAAGCACACCGCCGTGATTGCGAAGTCATTgctttgagcttgagcttgagttCGTGCATTAAGTGTTTGTCTTCTCCTCCATTTCCGTGCTACTTTTGTACCCTTTGTTCAGCAACCAAATCCTTCCATATCCAGACACTTTCCCAGTTCTTGAAAAGCTCCGcagaaggaaaggaaatcatGTCGCCGCAGAAGAGAGGTTTGCCTTCCACTTCTTCAGGTCAAGCAAGTCTGCTCAGAAGGCCGCGCACCGCTCGAACGAA TCAAACATGGCGTCGGTCTGGGAGGAATCTTGTGCAAAGGAGCTGGTATATGGAGCAGGTTGTCCGGAGAGTG GTCAGAGAAGAGCTGGAGCGTGCTGAAAAATCTCGCTTGGCCGAATATTGTCAAAG TTGCACTGGGAATGGTCTCGAAGATCTAGTGCGCTCATTGGAGAATACTGTTCAGAAACTGGTAAGTTAA